A single genomic interval of Leptospira montravelensis harbors:
- a CDS encoding LIC_12936 family protein, whose amino-acid sequence MRISFVLILSFLLTIGLLAADEKNEPVSQTDLQKLNPDGSIAIIQYNAKQQQKIERIGKEVDDYHAVINEKIKFLSFEKKIKDSRYGQVTNAREIHLPFEPSYVLHSRFVMKLKGGGGAEGGGFSLDEISFWSRKSLTEKGKDPITTYRELKNNTSGGVKGLTLSVRTVTNADDNTLSFELEKIQSPWERLRLAKAYRDRLREVARTIDRYIQAKGSLETRMVSESIMEVSVSGDFQEP is encoded by the coding sequence GGATGAGAAAAATGAACCTGTCAGCCAAACAGATTTACAAAAGTTAAATCCGGATGGAAGTATCGCTATCATCCAGTACAATGCGAAACAACAACAGAAGATTGAACGAATTGGTAAAGAAGTGGATGATTACCATGCAGTGATCAATGAAAAAATTAAGTTTTTAAGTTTCGAAAAGAAAATCAAAGACAGCCGTTATGGCCAAGTGACCAATGCAAGGGAAATCCACCTTCCTTTTGAACCAAGTTATGTTTTACACAGTCGTTTTGTGATGAAATTGAAAGGTGGCGGTGGTGCTGAAGGTGGTGGATTCTCGTTGGACGAAATTTCTTTCTGGTCTAGAAAATCACTGACTGAAAAAGGAAAGGATCCTATCACTACATACCGTGAATTAAAAAACAATACCAGCGGTGGTGTCAAAGGACTTACACTTTCAGTTCGTACTGTTACTAATGCTGATGACAATACATTAAGTTTTGAGTTAGAAAAAATCCAAAGCCCTTGGGAGCGATTGCGATTAGCAAAAGCCTACCGCGACCGACTCCGCGAAGTTGCGCGGACCATTGACAGATACATCCAAGCAAAAGGCAGTTTAGAAACAAGAATGGTTTCTGAATCCATTATGGAAGTTTCTGTGAGCGGGGATTTCCAAGAACCATAA